Proteins encoded within one genomic window of Petrotoga sp. 9PWA.NaAc.5.4:
- the pepT gene encoding peptidase T yields the protein MDIVERFKKYIAIDTKSDESSKTVPSTPGQLVLGRLLVQELREMGLTNAKQDEHGYVYATLQSKTQKPVPSIGFIAHMDTSPDLDGKCTNPHIFLYQGGNIILNNDYIMTVEEFPFLDKLKGKEIITTDGTTLLGADNKAGIAAIMNAVQFLVNNPDIEHGNVQIAFTPDEEIGRGTDFFDIEGFGAEFAYTVDGGPLGELEYENFNAASIKLKIYGKNVHPGTAKNVMINALRIALEIESMLPVNEKPEYTEGYEGFFLLTKLNGTVDYAEAEYIIRDHSKAKFEFKKQFFREIVKFLNYKYSRELVKAEITDSYYNMKEKIEPHMEIIELAKKSMIDLSIDPIIKPIRGGTDGARLSYMGLPCPNIFTGGYNFHSRFELIPVEDMKVASDTIVKILENNVKEK from the coding sequence ATAGATATTGTAGAAAGGTTCAAGAAATATATTGCTATAGATACCAAATCTGATGAATCAAGTAAAACTGTGCCAAGTACACCTGGACAATTAGTACTAGGAAGATTATTAGTCCAAGAATTAAGAGAAATGGGATTAACAAATGCAAAACAAGATGAGCATGGTTACGTTTATGCTACCCTACAATCTAAGACGCAAAAACCTGTTCCGTCTATAGGATTTATAGCCCATATGGATACATCTCCAGACTTAGATGGCAAATGTACAAATCCACATATTTTCTTGTATCAAGGTGGTAACATTATATTAAATAATGATTACATAATGACTGTTGAAGAATTTCCTTTTCTGGATAAATTAAAAGGTAAGGAAATAATTACTACAGATGGAACAACACTTTTAGGGGCAGATAATAAAGCTGGAATTGCTGCTATTATGAATGCTGTTCAATTCTTAGTTAATAATCCAGATATTGAACACGGAAATGTTCAAATAGCTTTTACTCCAGATGAAGAAATTGGAAGAGGAACAGATTTTTTTGATATTGAAGGTTTTGGTGCAGAATTTGCATATACAGTTGATGGAGGACCACTTGGAGAATTAGAATACGAAAACTTTAATGCTGCAAGCATTAAACTAAAAATTTATGGGAAAAATGTACATCCAGGTACTGCTAAGAATGTAATGATAAATGCCTTAAGAATAGCACTTGAAATAGAAAGTATGCTTCCAGTAAATGAAAAACCAGAATATACAGAAGGATATGAAGGTTTCTTCTTGCTAACAAAACTAAATGGTACGGTTGATTATGCAGAAGCTGAATACATCATACGAGACCATTCAAAAGCTAAATTTGAATTTAAAAAACAATTTTTTCGAGAAATTGTTAAATTTCTAAATTACAAATATAGTCGAGAATTGGTCAAAGCAGAAATAACAGACAGTTATTATAACATGAAAGAAAAGATAGAACCACATATGGAAATTATTGAACTAGCAAAAAAATCAATGATTGACCTAAGTATTGATCCTATAATAAAACCCATAAGAGGAGGAACAGACGGAGCAAGACTGTCATATATGGGATTACCATGTCCAAATATATTTACAGGTGGTTACAATTTTCACAGCAGATTTGAATTGATTCCGGTGGAGGATATGAAAGTAGCTTCAGATACGATTGTAAAGATCCTTGAAAATAATGTCAAAGAAAAATAA
- a CDS encoding MFS transporter, producing the protein MGIVSLVADITHEGARSLIGPYLSLLGASGAIVGLVSGLGEFIGYGLRLLTGYLSDKTRKYWLFTFLGYTIDVFAVPALALTGRWQTAAMLIILERIGKATRKPAKDTLMSYAARNVGSGKGFAIAEVLDQIGAVAGPLILSFILLFRSDDDIGNYQFAFAMLLIPALLTIVLLIFSKINFPEPEKFETKQNKIDTKGLNRSYWLYLVAISLIAAGFVDFPLLAFHFQRNMILTDSLIPFMYAIAMGIDAFAALIFGFLYDKIGMGSLIIASSLSLFFSPFAFLSNSIILIIIGIIFWGIGMGAQESILKSVVADIIPSEKRGTAYGLFNTVFGLFWFIGSAIMGLLYDYSIITLVVFSMTLEVAAVIVLFVLKKKLTN; encoded by the coding sequence ATGGGAATAGTGAGTTTAGTTGCCGATATTACTCATGAAGGCGCAAGAAGTTTGATAGGACCTTATTTAAGTTTACTTGGAGCAAGTGGTGCGATTGTTGGATTAGTTTCAGGTTTAGGAGAGTTTATCGGTTATGGTTTAAGGCTATTGACAGGTTATTTGAGCGATAAGACACGTAAATACTGGTTATTTACTTTCCTTGGGTATACGATAGATGTATTTGCTGTCCCTGCACTTGCCTTAACCGGAAGATGGCAAACTGCTGCAATGCTAATAATTCTAGAAAGGATCGGAAAAGCCACAAGAAAACCTGCAAAAGATACTCTTATGTCTTATGCAGCAAGAAATGTTGGAAGCGGTAAAGGATTTGCTATTGCAGAAGTTCTTGATCAAATAGGAGCTGTAGCAGGACCTTTAATACTAAGTTTTATACTTCTTTTTAGAAGTGATGATGATATAGGAAACTATCAATTTGCTTTTGCGATGCTATTAATTCCAGCTCTTCTAACTATTGTGTTATTAATATTTAGCAAAATTAATTTCCCAGAGCCCGAAAAATTTGAAACTAAGCAAAATAAGATAGATACCAAAGGATTGAATAGATCATATTGGTTATATTTGGTAGCTATATCTTTAATTGCCGCTGGATTTGTAGATTTTCCACTACTGGCTTTTCACTTTCAAAGGAATATGATTTTAACAGACTCTTTAATTCCCTTTATGTATGCTATAGCTATGGGAATAGATGCATTTGCTGCCCTTATTTTTGGATTCTTATATGACAAAATAGGAATGGGTAGTCTTATTATAGCTTCTTCTCTTAGCTTATTTTTTTCACCTTTTGCTTTTCTATCAAATTCGATTATTTTGATAATTATTGGAATTATTTTTTGGGGAATTGGGATGGGAGCCCAGGAATCAATTTTAAAATCTGTCGTAGCTGATATAATTCCTTCTGAAAAAAGAGGAACAGCTTATGGATTATTTAATACAGTCTTTGGATTATTTTGGTTTATCGGAAGTGCAATTATGGGATTATTGTACGATTATTCAATAATAACTTTGGTAGTTTTTTCAATGACATTAGAAGTTGCAGCAGTTATAGTACTTTTTGTACTTAAGAAGAAACTAACTAATTAG
- a CDS encoding beta-galactosidase, whose translation MVKYNPISGKVSHFLHGADYNPDQWLNYPEVLEEDIRLMKLANCNVMSVGIFAWSTLEPEEGKFNFEWLDEVIERLYKNGIYTILATPSGARPTWMAQKYPEVLRVGPNRVRNLFGERHNHCYTSPIYREKVRIMNTNLAERYSKHPGVIMWHVSNEYGGECHCDLCQEAFRSWLKDKYGTLDNLNHAWWTSFWSHTYTDWSQIESPAPHGENLVHGLNLDWKRFVTHQTVDFFKHEIKPLKKINPELPVTTNFMGVYEGLDYWKFVDFLDVVSWDNYPRWHQTNDDSDLACQVSLVHDLNRSLKGGKPFMLMESTPSMTNWMTVSKLKRPGMHLLSSIQAVAHGSDTVQYFQWRKSRGCSEKFHGAVVDHCGHENTRVFRDVQEVGEILKKLDEVIGTTVKPEVAIIFDWENRWAMKDAKGPRNIGIHYEETVVSNYKPFWKNGVPVDVINMDCDFSKYKLLIAPMLYMVKGGVAERIEEFVKNGGTFVTTYWSGIVNETDLCFLGGFPGHLKKVLGIWAEEIDALYDGEERLVSFNEGNELGLKGDYKASELCDLIHLEGARSLATYKEDFYAGRPALTVNDFERGRSYYIASRNEDKFNDMFYGKLIQELNLRKTVNTELPHGVTAQMRTDGENDYVFLMNFRNEESTVTLDNFDYTDLLTGEKASKEVKLPIYGLKVLKRRSR comes from the coding sequence ATTGTGAAGTATAACCCAATTAGTGGAAAGGTTTCTCATTTTCTCCATGGTGCTGATTATAATCCTGATCAATGGCTCAACTATCCAGAAGTTCTTGAAGAAGACATCAGGCTTATGAAACTTGCTAACTGTAATGTTATGTCTGTAGGTATTTTCGCATGGAGTACTCTTGAACCGGAAGAAGGTAAGTTTAATTTTGAATGGTTGGATGAAGTGATTGAAAGATTGTATAAAAACGGAATTTACACGATACTTGCAACTCCGAGTGGTGCAAGACCAACGTGGATGGCTCAAAAATATCCAGAAGTTCTAAGAGTCGGTCCAAATAGGGTAAGAAATCTATTCGGAGAGCGTCATAATCATTGTTATACATCTCCTATTTACAGAGAAAAAGTCAGAATAATGAACACAAATCTTGCTGAAAGATATTCAAAACATCCCGGAGTAATCATGTGGCATGTATCAAACGAATATGGGGGAGAATGTCATTGTGACCTTTGTCAAGAAGCTTTTAGAAGCTGGCTAAAAGATAAATATGGAACTCTTGACAATCTCAATCATGCATGGTGGACATCTTTCTGGAGTCATACTTACACCGATTGGTCTCAGATAGAATCTCCTGCTCCACACGGAGAAAATCTTGTTCATGGATTAAATTTAGACTGGAAAAGATTCGTAACCCATCAAACTGTTGATTTTTTTAAACATGAAATTAAGCCTTTAAAAAAGATTAACCCAGAATTGCCTGTTACAACTAATTTTATGGGAGTCTATGAAGGATTAGATTACTGGAAATTTGTTGACTTTTTAGATGTCGTATCTTGGGACAATTACCCAAGGTGGCATCAAACTAACGATGATTCAGATTTAGCTTGTCAAGTTAGTTTGGTACACGACCTAAATAGGTCCCTGAAGGGTGGAAAACCATTCATGCTCATGGAAAGTACACCAAGCATGACAAATTGGATGACTGTTAGCAAGTTAAAAAGACCAGGTATGCATTTACTTTCTTCTATTCAAGCAGTAGCACATGGTTCAGATACTGTTCAATATTTTCAATGGAGGAAGAGCAGGGGTTGCAGTGAGAAATTTCATGGAGCAGTTGTTGATCATTGTGGACATGAGAATACTCGAGTCTTTAGAGATGTACAAGAAGTTGGAGAAATTCTTAAGAAATTAGATGAAGTAATTGGAACTACTGTGAAACCAGAAGTTGCTATCATTTTTGATTGGGAAAACCGTTGGGCTATGAAAGATGCAAAAGGACCGAGAAATATTGGAATTCATTATGAAGAAACTGTTGTAAGTAATTACAAACCTTTCTGGAAAAATGGCGTTCCTGTTGATGTAATTAATATGGATTGTGATTTTTCAAAATATAAACTACTTATTGCTCCAATGCTGTATATGGTTAAAGGTGGAGTAGCCGAAAGAATCGAAGAATTTGTGAAAAATGGAGGCACCTTCGTCACAACTTATTGGTCTGGGATTGTTAATGAAACTGATTTATGTTTCTTAGGGGGATTTCCTGGACATTTGAAAAAAGTTCTTGGGATCTGGGCTGAAGAAATTGATGCACTTTACGACGGAGAAGAAAGGCTCGTTTCTTTTAATGAAGGTAATGAACTTGGGTTAAAAGGAGATTATAAGGCGAGTGAATTATGTGATCTAATTCATTTAGAAGGAGCTCGAAGCTTGGCAACTTACAAAGAAGATTTCTATGCAGGAAGGCCCGCTTTAACGGTAAATGACTTTGAAAGAGGCAGATCATATTACATAGCTTCAAGAAACGAAGATAAGTTTAATGATATGTTCTACGGTAAACTTATTCAAGAACTTAATTTGAGAAAAACTGTTAACACAGAACTTCCCCATGGAGTAACAGCTCAAATGAGAACAGACGGAGAAAACGATTACGTATTCTTAATGAATTTTAGAAATGAAGAAAGCACAGTAACTTTAGACAATTTTGATTACACAGATTTATTGACAGGAGAAAAAGCATCTAAAGAAGTAAAGCTACCCATTTATGGTTTAAAGGTTTTAAAAAGAAGATCTAGGTAA
- the mscL gene encoding large-conductance mechanosensitive channel protein MscL, whose protein sequence is MWSEFKKFAVKGNVIDLAVGVIIGSAFSKIVTSLVNDILMPFIGLLIGGINFASLEFRIGEATIKYGNFIQTVVDFLIVAFSIFIFVRFINKIRKEFEKPTPLPPPPTPPAPSKEEVLLTDIKNILQEIKSKK, encoded by the coding sequence ATGTGGTCAGAATTTAAAAAATTTGCTGTTAAAGGAAACGTTATTGATCTCGCTGTTGGTGTCATTATAGGAAGTGCTTTCAGTAAAATCGTCACTTCTTTAGTAAATGATATTTTGATGCCTTTCATAGGGTTACTTATAGGAGGCATAAACTTTGCGTCTCTCGAATTTCGCATAGGAGAGGCAACTATTAAATATGGTAATTTTATCCAAACAGTTGTGGATTTTCTAATCGTAGCATTTTCTATATTCATATTTGTTCGCTTTATAAATAAGATAAGGAAAGAGTTTGAAAAACCAACTCCTCTTCCACCTCCTCCTACTCCACCAGCTCCTTCTAAAGAAGAGGTATTGTTAACAGATATTAAAAATATTTTACAAGAAATTAAATCTAAAAAATAA
- a CDS encoding alpha-galactosidase — MAIVFEEKKKKWILETINMGYVFALDKEGKLKNVYWGSKLPRFEDYPEVDDLVVMDRYTWDDEFSVRGEKNNVEPCLKVEYYDGVRDVVLNYVDFEIKGNQLIIKLLDEQYGLSVKLFYRLIEKYDIIERWVELENSSDKEIKIEDIKSASLYVENSEKVRLNYLTGMWGSEFHLRKEKINEGSKVLESRVGKTSAYMNPYFAIDYDATEDNGKVYFGELAWSGNWKISIQKRIYERIAIIAGINEWDFTYILEPSKKFMTPKFVFGFSEEGFSKASQNLHHYQLDYILPQDKAHKLRKVLYNSWEATTFNVTEENQKILAEKAAKIGVELFVIDDGWFGQRNDDRAGLGDWYVNKEKFPNGLKSLIDYVKSLGMDFGIWVEPEMVNPDSDLYRKHPDWVINFQNRPRSVERNQLMLNLAREDVKQFIIDFMDKLLLENNIDFVKWDMNRHVFESGWPEVESERQREIWVKYVWNLYDIWKYLREKYPHVTFENCSSGGGRVDLGIMQYADQVWTSDNTDPFDRLEIQEGFSYAYAPKIMMGWVTDWGGKDTYPLEYRFHSSMMGSLGIGADLNKFSEKDFEIAKKQVQLYKEIREIVQEGYQYRLSSVAKERYFAVQYLNEDKSEGVIIYLRNPRRFGLFDRVNLKLKGLEEKSIYKIYEGVGEEEIEVKTLSGKALEERGIIIEDSSKEFFSTNKIKHFYSRVLKINKI; from the coding sequence ATGGCAATAGTTTTTGAAGAAAAGAAGAAAAAATGGATTTTAGAAACTATAAATATGGGATATGTATTCGCTTTAGATAAAGAAGGAAAGTTAAAAAATGTATATTGGGGATCAAAATTACCAAGGTTTGAAGATTATCCAGAAGTTGATGATCTTGTTGTAATGGATAGGTACACCTGGGATGATGAGTTTTCTGTTAGAGGAGAAAAGAATAATGTAGAACCCTGTTTAAAAGTTGAATATTATGATGGAGTGAGAGACGTAGTTTTGAATTATGTTGATTTTGAAATTAAAGGCAATCAACTAATTATAAAATTATTAGATGAACAATATGGATTGAGTGTAAAACTTTTCTATAGATTAATAGAAAAGTACGACATTATAGAAAGATGGGTAGAATTAGAAAATAGTTCTGATAAAGAAATAAAGATAGAAGATATAAAATCAGCGTCATTATACGTTGAAAATTCAGAAAAAGTAAGGTTAAATTATTTAACTGGTATGTGGGGAAGCGAATTTCACTTACGAAAAGAAAAAATAAATGAAGGGAGCAAAGTTTTAGAAAGTAGAGTAGGTAAAACCAGCGCTTATATGAATCCATATTTTGCAATTGACTACGATGCAACAGAAGATAATGGAAAAGTATATTTTGGTGAATTAGCTTGGAGTGGAAACTGGAAAATATCTATTCAAAAAAGAATTTATGAAAGAATAGCGATTATAGCTGGTATCAACGAATGGGACTTTACATATATTTTAGAACCATCAAAAAAATTTATGACTCCTAAGTTTGTATTTGGTTTTTCAGAAGAAGGATTTTCTAAAGCAAGTCAGAATTTACATCATTATCAACTTGATTATATTTTACCTCAAGATAAAGCACATAAATTAAGAAAGGTTTTGTATAACTCATGGGAAGCAACTACGTTCAATGTAACTGAGGAAAATCAGAAGATTCTTGCAGAGAAAGCAGCAAAAATTGGTGTAGAACTTTTTGTAATAGATGATGGATGGTTTGGTCAAAGAAATGATGATCGTGCCGGATTAGGTGATTGGTATGTAAACAAAGAGAAGTTTCCAAATGGATTAAAGTCTTTAATAGATTATGTAAAATCTTTGGGGATGGATTTTGGTATATGGGTAGAACCTGAAATGGTAAATCCTGATAGTGATTTGTATAGAAAACATCCTGATTGGGTTATAAACTTTCAAAATAGGCCACGTTCAGTAGAAAGAAATCAATTAATGCTTAATTTAGCAAGAGAAGATGTAAAGCAATTTATAATAGATTTTATGGACAAGCTTTTATTAGAAAATAACATAGATTTTGTTAAGTGGGATATGAATAGACATGTTTTTGAATCAGGTTGGCCAGAAGTCGAATCAGAAAGACAAAGAGAAATATGGGTGAAATATGTGTGGAATTTATATGATATATGGAAATACTTGAGAGAAAAATATCCTCATGTTACTTTTGAGAATTGTTCGAGCGGCGGAGGAAGAGTAGATTTGGGTATTATGCAGTATGCAGATCAAGTATGGACAAGTGACAACACCGACCCATTTGATAGATTAGAAATTCAAGAAGGATTTTCTTATGCCTATGCTCCTAAAATAATGATGGGATGGGTAACTGATTGGGGAGGAAAAGATACGTATCCTTTAGAATACAGATTTCATTCATCTATGATGGGATCCTTAGGTATAGGTGCTGACTTAAATAAATTTAGCGAAAAAGATTTTGAAATAGCAAAAAAACAAGTTCAATTGTATAAAGAAATAAGAGAGATAGTGCAAGAAGGTTATCAATACAGACTGTCATCAGTAGCAAAAGAGAGATATTTTGCAGTTCAATATCTAAACGAAGATAAGAGTGAAGGAGTTATTATATATCTTAGAAATCCGAGACGTTTTGGGTTGTTTGATAGAGTCAATTTAAAGTTGAAAGGGTTAGAAGAAAAAAGTATTTATAAAATATATGAAGGAGTAGGAGAAGAAGAGATAGAAGTTAAGACATTATCTGGAAAAGCATTAGAAGAAAGAGGTATTATTATCGAAGATTCAAGTAAAGAATTTTTTTCGACGAATAAAATAAAACATTTTTACAGCAGAGTTTTGAAAATAAATAAAATATAA
- a CDS encoding glycoside hydrolase family 2 protein — protein MNNIPRPEYPRPNFVRKNWLNLNGTWDFEFDDENLGEKEKWFISHSFSKKIVVPFCYESEMSGINDKAPHDYIWYQKRFAVPESWKNETIKINFGAVDYIAKVWVNGDYIGSHIGGYTPFSFNITNSLKWDGKEEIVVKVEDLSYNPKQARGKQTWIGKPFACWYTKTTGIWQTVWLEPVNEAHIEKVKLTPDLDNGNLKVHTFMTHEAVGNKLKVTIKFEEIDIVETDFHCFDNEMNFVLNLLNKEFEWKIKLWSPEEPNLYDIYFELIDDEGKILDSVKSYFGVRKVSTKNGKFLLNNRPYYQKLILDQGYFPGSLLTPPSEEAIINDIKMTKILGYNGARKHQKVEDPLYLYWCDKLGLLVWGEMASFYEFTNEAANQYTREWQEIIDRDYNHPSIVVWTPFNESWGVPSVLVDKNQQSYTVSLVNMIRSTDSTRLVVSNDGWEHTDTDLCTIHDYRESGKEFLKIYEDKSEIINDAPANKFIFAEGYSYNNQPILITEYGGIAFSQTEGWGYGNKVTNEEAFLKRLDEITTAIKSIDYIVGYCYTQLTDVEQEMNGLLTYDRKFKIDPEKIKAINDRIV, from the coding sequence ATGAATAATATACCTCGACCAGAATATCCTCGTCCAAACTTTGTTAGAAAAAATTGGTTGAATTTAAATGGAACTTGGGATTTTGAATTTGATGATGAAAATCTTGGAGAAAAAGAAAAATGGTTTATATCCCATAGCTTTTCAAAAAAAATAGTAGTTCCTTTTTGTTATGAAAGTGAAATGAGCGGAATTAACGACAAAGCCCCACACGATTACATATGGTACCAAAAAAGATTTGCTGTACCCGAATCTTGGAAAAATGAAACAATAAAAATAAATTTTGGAGCAGTTGATTATATAGCTAAAGTATGGGTAAATGGCGATTATATAGGTAGCCATATTGGAGGTTATACTCCTTTTAGCTTTAATATAACTAATTCCTTAAAATGGGACGGTAAGGAAGAAATAGTTGTGAAAGTTGAAGATCTAAGTTATAATCCAAAACAAGCGAGAGGAAAACAAACATGGATAGGAAAACCTTTTGCTTGCTGGTATACAAAAACTACAGGCATATGGCAAACAGTCTGGTTGGAACCTGTTAACGAAGCACATATTGAAAAAGTTAAATTGACTCCAGATTTAGACAATGGCAATCTAAAAGTCCATACTTTTATGACACATGAAGCTGTTGGAAATAAACTGAAGGTCACTATAAAGTTCGAAGAAATTGATATTGTAGAAACCGACTTTCATTGTTTTGATAATGAAATGAACTTTGTTTTAAATTTGTTAAATAAAGAATTCGAGTGGAAAATAAAATTATGGTCTCCTGAAGAACCCAACTTATATGATATTTACTTTGAATTAATAGATGATGAGGGGAAAATTTTGGACTCTGTAAAAAGTTATTTTGGTGTTAGAAAAGTGTCTACCAAAAATGGAAAGTTTTTATTAAACAATCGTCCCTATTATCAAAAATTAATTTTAGATCAAGGTTATTTTCCAGGTTCTTTGTTAACTCCTCCAAGTGAAGAGGCAATTATAAATGATATTAAAATGACCAAAATTTTAGGTTATAATGGAGCTAGAAAACATCAAAAGGTCGAAGATCCATTATACCTTTACTGGTGTGATAAGTTAGGATTGTTAGTTTGGGGAGAAATGGCTTCATTTTATGAATTTACAAACGAAGCAGCTAATCAATATACAAGAGAATGGCAAGAAATAATTGATAGAGATTATAATCATCCTTCCATAGTAGTTTGGACCCCCTTTAACGAATCGTGGGGAGTTCCTAGTGTTTTGGTAGATAAAAACCAACAAAGTTATACAGTAAGTTTGGTCAATATGATTAGATCTACAGACTCCACAAGATTAGTTGTATCTAATGATGGTTGGGAGCATACAGATACTGATTTATGTACCATCCATGATTATAGAGAATCGGGCAAAGAATTCTTGAAAATATATGAGGATAAAAGCGAAATTATCAACGATGCCCCTGCCAATAAATTTATCTTTGCAGAAGGATATTCATATAATAATCAACCAATTTTAATAACAGAATATGGAGGAATTGCTTTTTCACAAACTGAGGGATGGGGTTATGGAAACAAAGTTACTAATGAAGAAGCATTTTTAAAACGTTTAGACGAAATAACCACTGCTATAAAATCTATTGATTACATAGTCGGTTATTGTTATACACAATTGACAGATGTTGAGCAAGAAATGAATGGACTCTTGACATATGATAGAAAATTCAAAATTGATCCAGAAAAGATTAAAGCTATAAATGATAGAATTGTTTAA